A single genomic interval of Gossypium raimondii isolate GPD5lz chromosome 11, ASM2569854v1, whole genome shotgun sequence harbors:
- the LOC105803778 gene encoding AAA-ATPase At2g18193 isoform X2 — MAAMFSSSEISKTASSLLSAYASFAGSMMLVRSMANELIPHQLRSYLYSAFRYFFTPLSPDLTLAIDERCGMSKNQVYEAAEVYLSTRISPKTERLKLSKTRKQKHFTIGLEKGELIVDGFEDVRLTWRFVCTEGQKPHGGEKKHFELSFNKKHKDKVLDFYLPYVLHKAEEIKKQDKVIKLYSRQCPFSCEDDNERRGGSWGSIILEHPATFDTLAMDPALKKMIIDDLEMFLRRKAYYNKVGKAWKRGYLLYGPPGTGKSSLVAAMANYLKFDIYDLGLTSVRSDAELRRTLLSTTNRSILLIEDIDCSSEVLERQMRNKNKKLPDRTGLTLSGILNCIDGLWSSCGDERIIVFTTNYKDRIDPALLRPGRMDLHINMSYCTTDGFRLLASNYLGISSKHNPSFAEIDSLLNSTEATPAEVAEELMKSDDPNIALQGLVNFLKRKRDEADDETENKATGCGEVGSSVRRLNAIVSRVKRLKTNVDQRKIMMRKRK; from the exons ATGGCTGCCATGTTTTCTTCTTCCGAAATTTCTAAAACAGCATCTTCCTTACTCTCTGCTTATGCCTCCTTTGCAGGGTCCATGATGCTGGTCCGGTCCATGGCCAATGAACTTATTCCCCACCAGCTCAGATCTTACCTTTACTCTGCATTTCGCTACTTCTTCACTCCTCTCTCCCCCGACCTCACCCTCGCCATCGACGAGCGGTGTGGGATGAGCAAGAACCAGGTTTACGAAGCAGCCGAGGTCTACCTCAGCACCAGGATCAGCCCCAAAACGGAGCGCCTCAAGCTCAGCAAAACCAGGAAACAGAAGCATTTCACCATCGGCCTCGAGAAGGGGGAATTGATCGTCGATGGTTTCGAAGATGTTCGATTGACGTGGAGGTTTGTTTGTACGGAAGGCCAGAAGCCTCACGGTGGGGAGAAGAAACACTTCGAGCTTAGCTTCAACAAGAAACACAAAGACAAAGTTCTGGATTTTTACTTGCCCTACGTTTTGCACAAAGCCGAGGAGATAAAGAAGCAAGACAAGGTGATAAAGCTTTATAGCCGTCAATGTCCATTCAGCTGTGAAGATGACAATGAAAGAAGAGGGGGTTCTTGGGGTTCCATAATTCTGGAACACCCTGCTACTTTTGATACATTGGCTATGGACCCAGCTCTGAAAAAGATGATCATCGATGATTTGGAGATGTTCCTTAGGAGGAAAGCGTATTATAACAAAGTGGGGAAGGCTTGGAAAAGAGGGTACTTGCTATATGGTCCTCCTGGAACTGGTAAATCCAGTTTGGTTGCCGCCATGGCTAATTATctcaaatttgatatatatgaTTTGGGGCTCACCAGTGTACGCTCTGATGCTGAGTTAAGGCGGACACTGCTATCCACTACCAATCGCTCTATACTGTTGATTGAAGACATAGATTGCAGTTCTGAGGTTCTTGAACGACAAAtgagaaacaaaaacaaaaagctaCCAGATAGAACTGGG TTGACACTATCTGGTATATTGAACTGCATCGATGGCCTGTGGTCAAGCTGTGGGGATGAGAGAATCATTGTGTTTACAACCAACTATAAGGATCGGATAGACCCTGCTCTGTTACGGCCTGGTCGAATGGACTTGCACATCAACATGTCCTATTGCACCACGGATGGATTCAGGCTTTTAGCTTCTAATTATCTAGGAATCAGCAGCAAACACAACCCTTCCTTCGCAGAAATAGATAGCTTGCTAAATAGTACAGAGGCGACCCCAGCAGAGGTAGCTGAGGAATTGATGAAGAGTGATGATCCTAATATTGCTCTTCAAGGTCTTGTTAACTTCCTCAAACGCAAGAGAGATGAAGCCGATGATGAAACCGAGAACAAAGCAACAGGTTGTGGTGAAGTTGGCTCCTCCGTCAGAAGATTGAATGCGATAGTATCAAGAGTTAAGAGATTGAAAACCAATGTTGATCAAAGGAAAATTATgatgaggaaaagaaaatag
- the LOC105803778 gene encoding AAA-ATPase At2g18193 isoform X1: MAAMFSSSEISKTASSLLSAYASFAGSMMLVRSMANELIPHQLRSYLYSAFRYFFTPLSPDLTLAIDERCGMSKNQVYEAAEVYLSTRISPKTERLKLSKTRKQKHFTIGLEKGELIVDGFEDVRLTWRFVCTEGQKPHGGEKKHFELSFNKKHKDKVLDFYLPYVLHKAEEIKKQDKVIKLYSRQCPFSCEDDNERRGGSWGSIILEHPATFDTLAMDPALKKMIIDDLEMFLRRKAYYNKVGKAWKRGYLLYGPPGTGKSSLVAAMANYLKFDIYDLGLTSVRSDAELRRTLLSTTNRSILLIEDIDCSSEVLERQMRNKNKKLPDRTGQLTLSGILNCIDGLWSSCGDERIIVFTTNYKDRIDPALLRPGRMDLHINMSYCTTDGFRLLASNYLGISSKHNPSFAEIDSLLNSTEATPAEVAEELMKSDDPNIALQGLVNFLKRKRDEADDETENKATGCGEVGSSVRRLNAIVSRVKRLKTNVDQRKIMMRKRK; encoded by the exons ATGGCTGCCATGTTTTCTTCTTCCGAAATTTCTAAAACAGCATCTTCCTTACTCTCTGCTTATGCCTCCTTTGCAGGGTCCATGATGCTGGTCCGGTCCATGGCCAATGAACTTATTCCCCACCAGCTCAGATCTTACCTTTACTCTGCATTTCGCTACTTCTTCACTCCTCTCTCCCCCGACCTCACCCTCGCCATCGACGAGCGGTGTGGGATGAGCAAGAACCAGGTTTACGAAGCAGCCGAGGTCTACCTCAGCACCAGGATCAGCCCCAAAACGGAGCGCCTCAAGCTCAGCAAAACCAGGAAACAGAAGCATTTCACCATCGGCCTCGAGAAGGGGGAATTGATCGTCGATGGTTTCGAAGATGTTCGATTGACGTGGAGGTTTGTTTGTACGGAAGGCCAGAAGCCTCACGGTGGGGAGAAGAAACACTTCGAGCTTAGCTTCAACAAGAAACACAAAGACAAAGTTCTGGATTTTTACTTGCCCTACGTTTTGCACAAAGCCGAGGAGATAAAGAAGCAAGACAAGGTGATAAAGCTTTATAGCCGTCAATGTCCATTCAGCTGTGAAGATGACAATGAAAGAAGAGGGGGTTCTTGGGGTTCCATAATTCTGGAACACCCTGCTACTTTTGATACATTGGCTATGGACCCAGCTCTGAAAAAGATGATCATCGATGATTTGGAGATGTTCCTTAGGAGGAAAGCGTATTATAACAAAGTGGGGAAGGCTTGGAAAAGAGGGTACTTGCTATATGGTCCTCCTGGAACTGGTAAATCCAGTTTGGTTGCCGCCATGGCTAATTATctcaaatttgatatatatgaTTTGGGGCTCACCAGTGTACGCTCTGATGCTGAGTTAAGGCGGACACTGCTATCCACTACCAATCGCTCTATACTGTTGATTGAAGACATAGATTGCAGTTCTGAGGTTCTTGAACGACAAAtgagaaacaaaaacaaaaagctaCCAGATAGAACTGGG CAGTTGACACTATCTGGTATATTGAACTGCATCGATGGCCTGTGGTCAAGCTGTGGGGATGAGAGAATCATTGTGTTTACAACCAACTATAAGGATCGGATAGACCCTGCTCTGTTACGGCCTGGTCGAATGGACTTGCACATCAACATGTCCTATTGCACCACGGATGGATTCAGGCTTTTAGCTTCTAATTATCTAGGAATCAGCAGCAAACACAACCCTTCCTTCGCAGAAATAGATAGCTTGCTAAATAGTACAGAGGCGACCCCAGCAGAGGTAGCTGAGGAATTGATGAAGAGTGATGATCCTAATATTGCTCTTCAAGGTCTTGTTAACTTCCTCAAACGCAAGAGAGATGAAGCCGATGATGAAACCGAGAACAAAGCAACAGGTTGTGGTGAAGTTGGCTCCTCCGTCAGAAGATTGAATGCGATAGTATCAAGAGTTAAGAGATTGAAAACCAATGTTGATCAAAGGAAAATTATgatgaggaaaagaaaatag